In Bacillus sp. Cs-700, one genomic interval encodes:
- the rplL gene encoding 50S ribosomal protein L7/L12, with the protein MGNEQIIEAIKEMTVLELNDLVKAIEEEFGVTAAAPVAAAGGAAEGAAEEQTEFDVVLESAGSSKIKVIKVVREITGLGLKEAKELVDGAPSSIKEGVAKEEAEELKGKLEEVGAVVEVK; encoded by the coding sequence ATGGGTAACGAGCAAATCATTGAAGCAATCAAAGAAATGACAGTTCTTGAGCTTAACGACCTAGTTAAAGCAATCGAAGAAGAATTTGGTGTAACTGCAGCAGCTCCAGTAGCAGCAGCAGGTGGCGCAGCAGAAGGTGCTGCTGAAGAGCAAACTGAATTTGATGTAGTTCTTGAAAGTGCTGGAAGCAGCAAGATCAAGGTTATCAAAGTAGTTCGCGAAATCACTGGTCTTGGCTTGAAAGAAGCTAAAGAACTAGTTGACGGCGCTCCAAGCTCTATTAAAGAAGGCGTTGCTAAAGAAGAAGCTGAAGAGCTTAAAGGCAAGCTTGAAGAAGTTGGCGCAGTAGTAGAAGTTAAGTAG
- a CDS encoding class I SAM-dependent methyltransferase, producing the protein MSEHYYTKNPGVKSNPNKIVAELRGTQFQFTTDSGVFSKKEIDFGSKLLIESFEEPEVEGDIVDAGCGYGPIGISLASEFPNRRFYMLDVNERATELSTNNAIKNRVHNVIVMESDQLSAVKGSVFASVLTNPPIRAGKDVVHGILEDAYEVLKEHGTLWVVIQKKQGAPSAVTKLEEMFKQVETVVKKKGYYILKAVK; encoded by the coding sequence ATGAGTGAACATTATTATACGAAAAACCCTGGCGTGAAAAGCAATCCGAACAAAATTGTCGCGGAATTGCGAGGGACACAGTTCCAGTTCACGACCGATTCTGGTGTTTTTTCAAAAAAAGAGATCGATTTTGGGAGCAAGCTTCTAATCGAATCATTTGAAGAACCTGAAGTTGAAGGGGATATTGTAGATGCTGGGTGTGGCTATGGGCCAATTGGCATTTCACTTGCTTCTGAATTTCCGAATCGCCGTTTTTATATGCTGGACGTAAATGAGCGGGCCACTGAGCTTTCAACGAACAACGCAATAAAAAACCGGGTTCATAATGTAATAGTTATGGAGAGTGATCAGTTAAGTGCGGTGAAGGGCAGTGTGTTCGCTTCCGTCCTTACGAATCCACCTATACGAGCAGGGAAAGATGTCGTTCATGGCATACTTGAAGATGCTTATGAAGTATTGAAAGAACATGGTACGCTTTGGGTTGTTATTCAAAAGAAACAAGGTGCTCCCTCAGCAGTCACTAAGCTCGAAGAAATGTTCAAACAAGTTGAAACTGTCGTGAAAAAGAAAGGATACTATATTCTTAAAGCAGTCAAGTAA
- the rpoB gene encoding DNA-directed RNA polymerase subunit beta, producing MTGQLVQYGRHRQRRSYARIKEVLDLPNLIEIQTASYQWFLDEGLREMFQDISPIEDFTGNLVLEFIDYSLGEPKYPVEETKERDVTYSAPLRVKVRLINKETGEVKEQEVFMGDFPLMTETGTFIINGAERVIVSQLVRSPSVYYSEKIDKNGKKGYTATVIPNRGAWLEFETDAKDIVYVRIDRTRKLPITVLLRALGFGSDQEIIDLLGEDEYLRNTLEKDNTDGTEKALLEIYERLRPGEPPTVDNAKSLLDSRFFDPKRYDLANVGRYKINKKLHIKNRLFNQRLAETLVDPETGEVIAEEGAILDRRLLDRILPALETNVGFKDVEPHGGVIEDESIGLQSIKVYAPDDPEGERVINVIGNGGVETGVKNITPGDIISSINYFFNLLHQVGNTDDIDHLGNRRLRSVGELLQNQFRIGLSRMERVVRERMSIQDTNVITPQALINIRPVIASIKEFFGSSQLSQFMDQTNPLAELTHKRRLSALGPGGLTRERAGFEVRDVHYSHYGRMCPIETPEGPNIGLINSLSSYARVNKFGFIETPYRRVDPETGKVTEYIDYLTADEQDNYVVAQANAKLHEDGSFQDEDIVARFRDENIIIAREKIDYMDVSPKQVVSAATACIPFLENDDSNRALMGANMQRQAVPLMVPEAPIVGTGMEHVNGKDSGAAVICKHDGLVEFASAAEIHVRRVSVIDGQEVKGDLDRYKLLKFIRSNQGTCYNQKPIVSEGDRVVKGEILGDGPSMEKGEMALGRNVLVGFMTWEGYNYEDAIIMSERLVKDDVYTSIHIEEYESEARDTKLGPEEITRDIPNVGEDALRNLDERGIIRMGAEVKDGDILVGKVTPKGVTELTAEERLLHAIFGEKAREVRDTSLRVPHGGDGIVLDVKIFNREDGDELPPGVNQLVRVYIVQKRKIHEGDKMAGRHGNKGVISRILPEEDMPYLPDGTPIDIMLNPLGVPSRMNIGQVLELHIGMAARALGIHVATPVFDGAREEDVWETLEEAGMPRDGKTVLYDGRTGEPFDNRISVGVMYMIKLAHMVDDKLHARSTGPYSLVTQQPLGGKAQFGGQRFGEMEVWALEAYGAAYTLQEILTVKSDDVVGRVKTYEAIVKGENVPEPGIPESFKVLIKELQSLGMDVKMLASDEQEIEMKELDDEEDQSSEKLNLNVGSNQASE from the coding sequence TTGACAGGCCAACTAGTTCAGTATGGACGCCACCGCCAAAGAAGAAGCTACGCGCGAATCAAAGAAGTGTTGGATTTGCCAAATCTAATTGAGATTCAAACGGCTTCTTATCAATGGTTTCTTGATGAGGGTTTACGAGAAATGTTCCAGGATATTTCTCCAATCGAAGATTTCACAGGTAATCTTGTGCTGGAATTTATTGATTACAGCCTCGGTGAACCTAAGTATCCCGTGGAAGAAACCAAAGAGCGAGATGTAACCTATTCTGCACCTTTACGAGTTAAAGTACGCTTGATCAACAAAGAAACAGGCGAAGTAAAGGAACAGGAAGTGTTCATGGGTGACTTCCCATTAATGACTGAAACAGGTACGTTTATAATTAATGGGGCAGAACGCGTAATCGTATCTCAGCTCGTGCGTTCTCCAAGTGTCTACTATAGTGAAAAGATCGATAAGAACGGCAAAAAAGGATATACAGCTACTGTCATTCCAAACCGAGGAGCATGGCTGGAATTTGAAACTGATGCCAAAGATATTGTCTATGTGCGAATTGATCGTACTAGAAAGCTACCAATTACGGTGCTGCTCAGAGCGTTAGGGTTTGGGTCTGATCAAGAAATCATAGATCTCCTAGGTGAAGATGAGTATCTTCGCAATACCCTGGAAAAAGACAACACGGACGGCACAGAAAAAGCGCTTCTAGAAATCTACGAACGCTTACGTCCTGGCGAGCCTCCGACTGTCGACAACGCCAAAAGCTTACTTGATTCCCGCTTTTTTGATCCAAAGCGCTATGATCTTGCAAACGTAGGACGTTACAAGATTAACAAGAAGCTTCACATTAAAAATCGTCTATTCAATCAACGTCTTGCAGAGACACTTGTTGATCCTGAAACAGGCGAAGTGATTGCAGAAGAAGGTGCGATTCTTGATCGTCGCTTACTTGACAGAATTCTTCCTGCCCTTGAGACAAACGTCGGTTTTAAAGATGTTGAGCCTCATGGTGGCGTGATTGAAGATGAGTCAATCGGTCTGCAATCAATTAAAGTATATGCTCCTGATGATCCTGAAGGAGAAAGAGTTATTAATGTAATCGGGAATGGTGGAGTTGAAACAGGCGTGAAAAACATCACACCTGGCGATATCATTTCTTCTATTAACTACTTTTTTAACCTTCTGCATCAAGTAGGAAACACAGATGACATTGACCATCTTGGTAACCGTCGTCTGCGTTCTGTTGGTGAACTTCTTCAGAACCAATTCCGAATCGGTTTATCTCGTATGGAACGTGTTGTTCGTGAACGTATGTCAATTCAGGATACGAACGTAATCACGCCACAGGCGCTAATTAACATTCGTCCTGTTATTGCATCAATTAAAGAATTCTTTGGTAGCTCACAGCTATCCCAGTTCATGGACCAGACTAATCCGCTAGCTGAGCTAACTCACAAGCGTCGTTTATCTGCTCTTGGACCAGGTGGTTTAACACGTGAGCGTGCAGGGTTCGAAGTTCGTGACGTACACTATTCCCACTATGGTAGAATGTGTCCGATCGAAACGCCGGAGGGACCAAACATTGGACTTATTAACTCGTTGTCTTCTTATGCAAGAGTTAATAAATTTGGCTTTATTGAAACGCCTTATCGCAGAGTAGACCCTGAAACAGGTAAAGTGACGGAGTATATTGACTACCTAACTGCCGATGAACAGGATAATTACGTTGTGGCACAGGCTAACGCAAAGCTGCACGAGGATGGTTCATTCCAGGACGAAGATATCGTTGCTCGTTTCCGTGACGAGAACATTATCATCGCCCGTGAAAAGATTGATTACATGGACGTATCACCGAAACAGGTAGTTTCGGCCGCAACGGCTTGTATTCCGTTCCTTGAGAACGATGACTCCAACCGTGCGCTTATGGGTGCGAACATGCAGCGTCAAGCTGTACCATTGATGGTTCCTGAAGCACCAATTGTTGGAACAGGTATGGAGCATGTTAACGGAAAAGATTCCGGTGCTGCTGTTATTTGTAAACATGACGGTTTAGTCGAGTTTGCATCTGCTGCAGAAATTCATGTCCGTCGTGTTTCTGTCATTGATGGCCAGGAAGTTAAAGGTGATCTTGACCGCTACAAATTGCTTAAATTTATTCGTTCCAACCAGGGAACGTGCTATAACCAAAAGCCAATTGTTTCAGAAGGCGATCGCGTAGTTAAAGGTGAAATCCTTGGTGACGGCCCTTCAATGGAAAAAGGTGAAATGGCCCTTGGACGTAACGTTCTAGTCGGTTTCATGACTTGGGAAGGTTACAACTACGAGGATGCTATTATTATGAGCGAACGTCTCGTAAAAGATGACGTTTATACGTCAATCCATATCGAAGAGTATGAATCAGAAGCTCGCGATACAAAGCTTGGACCTGAAGAGATCACTCGTGACATTCCGAACGTTGGGGAAGACGCGCTGCGTAACCTTGATGAACGCGGAATTATTCGCATGGGTGCTGAAGTTAAAGACGGAGATATCCTTGTCGGTAAAGTGACGCCAAAAGGTGTAACTGAGCTAACTGCGGAAGAGCGTCTCCTTCATGCTATCTTTGGTGAAAAAGCTCGTGAAGTTCGTGATACATCTCTCCGTGTACCGCATGGTGGAGATGGAATTGTACTTGACGTGAAGATTTTTAACCGTGAAGACGGCGATGAGCTTCCACCGGGAGTAAATCAACTTGTTCGTGTTTATATCGTACAGAAGCGTAAGATTCATGAAGGAGATAAAATGGCGGGTCGCCATGGTAACAAAGGTGTTATTTCTAGGATTCTTCCTGAAGAAGATATGCCTTACCTACCAGACGGCACACCAATCGATATCATGTTGAACCCACTAGGTGTTCCTTCACGTATGAACATTGGACAGGTACTAGAGTTGCACATCGGTATGGCAGCACGTGCACTCGGTATTCACGTAGCAACACCAGTATTTGATGGAGCACGTGAGGAAGATGTATGGGAAACGTTAGAAGAAGCAGGTATGCCACGTGATGGTAAGACTGTTCTCTACGATGGTCGTACAGGTGAACCATTTGACAACCGTATTTCTGTTGGTGTCATGTATATGATCAAACTTGCTCACATGGTCGATGACAAGCTACACGCACGTTCTACTGGACCATATTCACTTGTTACGCAGCAACCGCTAGGTGGTAAAGCACAATTTGGTGGACAGCGTTTCGGTGAGATGGAAGTATGGGCACTCGAAGCATATGGTGCTGCATATACCCTTCAAGAGATTTTGACTGTAAAGTCGGATGATGTTGTTGGACGTGTTAAAACTTACGAAGCAATCGTAAAAGGCGAAAATGTTCCTGAGCCTGGTATTCCAGAATCGTTTAAAGTTCTAATCAAAGAACTGCAATCACTTGGTATGGATGTCAAAATGCTAGCAAGTGATGAGCAAGAGATTGAGATGAAAGAGTTAGACGATGAAGAAGACCAATCCAGTGAGAAATTAAACTTGAATGTTGGGTCAAATCAGGCGAGTGAGTAA
- the rpoC gene encoding DNA-directed RNA polymerase subunit beta', with product MIDVNKFEYMKIGLASPDKIRSWSRGEVKKPETINYRTLKPEKDGLFCERIFGPTKDWECHCGKYKRIRYKGVVCDRCGVEVTRAKVRRERMGHIELAAPVSHIWYFKGIPSRMGLVLDMSPRALEEVIYFASYVVTEAGDTPLEKKQLLSEKEYRAYREKYGKTFSAEMGAEAIRRLLFDIDLDKEVDILKEELKTAQGQRRTRAIKRLEVLEAFRGSGNNPSWMILDVLPVIPPELRPMVQLDGGRFATSDLNDLYRRVINRNNRLKRLLDLGAPSIIVQNEKRMLQEAVDALIDNGRRGRPVTGPGNRPLKSLSHMLKGKQGRFRQNLLGKRVDYSGRSVIVVGPHLKMYQCGLPKEMALELFKPFVMKELVSKGLAHNIKSAKRKVEKVHPEVWDVLENVIKEHPVLLNRAPTLHRLGIQAFEPILVEGRAIRLHPLVCTAYNADFDGDQMAVHVPLSAEAQAEARILMLAAQNILNPKDGKPVVTPSQDMVLGNYYLTMEREGAIGEGSVYKDTNEALIAYQNGFAHLHSRVAIPAASLNKSAFTEEQNKQLLVTTVGKLIFNEILPESFPYINEPTTNNLEIATPEHYFLPHGVNVKEEIAQRELIAPFKKGILGKIIAEVFKRFKVTETSRMLDRMKDLGFKFSTKAGITVGVADVVVLAEKQEIVQEAEEKVEKVLKQFRRGLITDDERYDRVIAIWSSAKDRIQEKLMNRLEKDNPIFMMSDSGARGNASNFTQLAGMRGLMANPSGQIIELPIKSSFREGLTVLEYFISTHGARKGLADTALKTADSGYLTRRLVDVAQDVIVREDDCGTDRGLEVSAIKNGNELIEGLYDRLVGRVAFKKVRHPETNEVLVEKNNLITEDIATEIVEAGIENVYIRSAFTCSTSHGVCKKCYGRNLATGTRVEVGEAVGIIAAQSIGEPGTQLTMRTFHTGGVAGDDITQGLPRIQELFEARNPKGQAVVSELDGKVIDLAEVKEKKEIVVQGETETRNYPVPYGARLKIVVGDEVKAGQPLTEGSIDPKQLLTISGIDGVQEYLLAEVQKVYRMQGVEIGDKHVEVMVRQMMRKIRVIDAGDTEVLPGSLIDIHQFKGVNRKVLRQGGLPATGRPVLLGITKASLETESFLSAASFQETTRVLTDAAIKGKRDELLGLKENVIIGKLVPAGTGMQRYRRINVAGEAQEAEQLLEQEETALVSQE from the coding sequence TTGATAGATGTCAATAAATTTGAGTATATGAAAATCGGTCTGGCGTCACCGGATAAAATCCGCTCTTGGTCAAGAGGAGAAGTTAAGAAGCCAGAAACCATTAACTACCGTACCTTGAAGCCAGAGAAAGATGGACTTTTCTGTGAGCGTATCTTCGGACCCACAAAAGACTGGGAATGTCATTGTGGGAAGTACAAGCGAATCCGTTATAAAGGCGTCGTTTGTGACCGTTGCGGAGTTGAAGTAACACGTGCGAAAGTCCGTCGTGAGAGAATGGGGCACATTGAGCTAGCTGCTCCTGTCTCTCACATCTGGTACTTTAAAGGCATTCCAAGTCGCATGGGACTTGTTCTCGACATGTCGCCACGTGCACTTGAAGAAGTCATTTACTTTGCTTCTTACGTTGTAACTGAAGCTGGTGACACACCGCTTGAGAAGAAACAACTTCTTTCTGAGAAAGAATACCGCGCATACCGTGAAAAGTATGGCAAAACATTCTCTGCAGAAATGGGTGCGGAAGCAATCCGCAGACTTCTATTTGATATCGATCTTGACAAAGAGGTAGATATTCTTAAAGAAGAGCTTAAAACAGCACAAGGTCAACGTAGAACGCGTGCAATCAAGCGCCTAGAAGTACTTGAGGCTTTCCGTGGCTCAGGAAATAACCCTTCATGGATGATCTTAGATGTTCTTCCGGTTATTCCACCAGAGCTTCGTCCGATGGTACAACTAGACGGTGGACGCTTTGCAACTTCAGACCTAAATGATCTGTATCGTCGCGTTATTAACCGTAATAATCGTTTGAAGCGTTTGTTGGATCTTGGAGCACCTAGCATTATCGTTCAGAATGAGAAGCGTATGCTTCAAGAAGCTGTCGATGCCCTTATTGATAACGGCCGTCGCGGTCGTCCTGTAACGGGTCCTGGTAACCGTCCATTGAAATCTCTTTCACACATGTTGAAAGGGAAGCAAGGTCGTTTCCGTCAGAACCTACTAGGTAAGCGTGTTGACTATTCAGGTCGTTCCGTTATCGTCGTTGGACCTCACTTGAAAATGTATCAGTGTGGACTTCCGAAAGAAATGGCACTTGAACTATTCAAACCTTTCGTAATGAAAGAGCTTGTTTCAAAAGGTCTTGCACACAATATTAAGAGCGCGAAACGCAAAGTAGAAAAAGTTCACCCTGAAGTTTGGGACGTATTGGAAAACGTTATTAAAGAACATCCAGTTCTTTTAAACCGTGCACCGACGCTTCACAGACTTGGTATTCAGGCGTTTGAACCAATTCTTGTAGAAGGACGGGCGATTCGTCTTCACCCACTCGTATGTACAGCTTATAACGCTGACTTTGATGGTGACCAAATGGCCGTTCACGTGCCGCTTTCTGCTGAAGCACAAGCTGAAGCACGCATCTTAATGCTTGCTGCGCAAAACATCCTTAACCCGAAAGATGGTAAACCAGTTGTTACACCATCACAGGATATGGTTCTAGGTAACTACTACCTAACGATGGAACGTGAAGGAGCAATTGGTGAAGGCTCTGTTTATAAAGATACTAACGAAGCGTTGATTGCTTACCAGAATGGATTTGCACATCTTCATTCTCGTGTAGCGATTCCTGCTGCATCATTAAATAAATCTGCCTTTACTGAAGAGCAGAACAAGCAATTGCTTGTGACAACGGTAGGTAAGTTGATTTTCAACGAAATTCTTCCGGAGTCATTCCCATATATTAATGAACCGACGACAAATAACCTTGAAATTGCGACACCAGAGCATTACTTCCTTCCTCACGGAGTGAATGTAAAAGAAGAAATTGCTCAGCGCGAACTGATCGCTCCATTTAAGAAGGGTATTCTTGGTAAGATCATCGCTGAGGTGTTCAAGCGTTTTAAAGTGACAGAAACGTCTCGCATGCTTGACCGCATGAAAGATCTTGGCTTCAAGTTTTCAACTAAAGCCGGTATTACCGTTGGTGTAGCCGACGTAGTGGTACTTGCTGAGAAGCAAGAAATTGTTCAAGAAGCAGAAGAAAAAGTTGAAAAAGTTCTTAAGCAATTCCGTCGTGGTCTTATTACCGACGATGAGCGTTATGATCGTGTTATCGCGATCTGGAGTAGCGCAAAAGATCGTATCCAGGAAAAACTAATGAATCGTCTCGAAAAAGATAACCCAATCTTTATGATGAGTGATTCTGGTGCCCGTGGTAACGCATCTAACTTTACTCAGCTCGCAGGTATGCGTGGATTGATGGCTAACCCATCTGGACAGATCATTGAACTTCCAATCAAATCCAGCTTCCGTGAAGGTCTAACGGTACTAGAGTACTTTATTTCAACACACGGTGCTCGTAAAGGTCTTGCCGATACGGCACTTAAAACAGCTGACTCAGGTTACCTTACTCGTCGTCTTGTTGACGTGGCACAAGATGTCATCGTACGTGAAGACGATTGTGGTACGGATCGTGGCCTTGAAGTTAGTGCCATTAAAAATGGCAATGAATTAATCGAAGGATTATATGACCGACTTGTTGGCCGTGTTGCCTTTAAGAAAGTTAGACATCCTGAGACAAATGAAGTTCTTGTTGAGAAAAACAACCTAATTACAGAAGACATCGCTACTGAAATCGTAGAAGCAGGTATTGAAAATGTTTATATCCGCTCTGCCTTCACATGTAGCACAAGTCATGGCGTATGTAAGAAGTGTTATGGACGTAACCTTGCAACAGGTACTCGAGTTGAAGTTGGTGAGGCAGTCGGAATCATCGCTGCTCAATCAATTGGTGAACCGGGTACACAGTTGACAATGCGTACATTCCACACAGGTGGGGTTGCCGGAGACGATATCACTCAAGGTCTTCCACGTATCCAAGAGCTATTTGAGGCACGGAACCCGAAAGGTCAGGCCGTAGTGTCTGAGCTAGACGGAAAAGTGATTGATTTAGCTGAGGTTAAAGAGAAGAAAGAGATTGTCGTTCAAGGTGAAACTGAAACAAGAAATTACCCTGTACCATATGGCGCTCGTCTGAAAATTGTTGTTGGAGATGAAGTAAAGGCTGGTCAACCTCTTACAGAAGGTTCGATTGACCCTAAACAACTCTTAACAATTAGCGGTATTGATGGAGTGCAAGAGTATCTTCTAGCTGAGGTACAAAAGGTATACCGTATGCAGGGTGTTGAAATTGGTGATAAGCACGTTGAAGTAATGGTTCGTCAGATGATGCGTAAGATTCGCGTTATTGATGCGGGTGATACTGAAGTGTTGCCAGGATCCCTTATCGACATTCACCAGTTTAAAGGTGTTAACCGTAAAGTTCTTAGACAAGGCGGTTTGCCTGCAACGGGTCGACCAGTTCTTCTTGGTATTACTAAAGCATCTCTTGAAACCGAATCATTCTTATCTGCTGCATCCTTCCAGGAAACGACTCGTGTCCTAACTGATGCTGCGATAAAAGGTAAGCGCGATGAGCTACTTGGTCTTAAGGAAAATGTTATTATCGGTAAACTTGTTCCGGCAGGTACTGGTATGCAACGTTACCGTAGAATCAACGTAGCAGGTGAAGCTCAAGAGGCTGAACAGCTTTTAGAACAAGAAGAAACTGCATTAGTTAGTCAAGAATAA
- a CDS encoding 50S ribosomal protein L7ae-like protein yields MSYEKVSQADELIIGTKQTLKALQIGEAKEVFIADDADRRVTSKVVALAEEKSIPVHRVDSMKKLGKACGIEVGAATVTIKA; encoded by the coding sequence GTGTCTTATGAAAAAGTATCACAGGCAGATGAATTAATTATTGGGACGAAACAAACTCTAAAGGCCCTCCAGATTGGAGAAGCGAAGGAAGTTTTCATTGCTGACGACGCTGATCGCAGGGTAACTTCTAAAGTTGTTGCTCTCGCCGAAGAGAAAAGCATACCTGTTCATCGAGTTGATTCTATGAAGAAACTTGGTAAGGCATGTGGGATCGAAGTCGGCGCTGCAACAGTTACGATAAAAGCATAA
- the rpsL gene encoding 30S ribosomal protein S12: MQTINQLVRKGRVSKTKKSDSPALNKGYNSFKKSHTDLSSPQKRGVCTRVGTMTPKKPNSALRKYARVRLTNGIEVTAYIPGIGHNLQEHSVVLIRGGRVKDLPGVRYHIVRGALDTAGVNDRRQGRSKYGTKRPKEAKK, translated from the coding sequence ATGCAAACTATTAACCAACTTGTTCGTAAAGGTCGCGTTTCTAAAACAAAGAAATCCGATTCTCCAGCATTGAACAAAGGGTATAACAGCTTCAAAAAGTCTCATACAGACCTTTCATCTCCACAAAAACGTGGTGTATGTACTCGTGTAGGTACGATGACTCCTAAGAAGCCGAACTCCGCATTGCGTAAATACGCTCGTGTTCGTCTTACTAACGGAATTGAAGTAACAGCTTATATCCCTGGTATCGGGCACAACCTTCAAGAGCACAGTGTCGTGCTTATCCGTGGAGGACGTGTTAAGGATTTACCGGGTGTACGTTACCACATCGTTCGTGGTGCGCTTGACACTGCAGGTGTTAACGATCGTAGACAAGGTCGTTCTAAATACGGTACTAAGAGACCGAAAGAAGCTAAGAAATAA
- the rpsG gene encoding 30S ribosomal protein S7: MPRKGPVERRDVLPDPIYKSKLVTRLINRLMVDGQKGKAQQVLYKAFDLIQERTNTEAMEVFDQALKNVMPVLEVRARRVGGANYQVPVEVRPERRTTLGLRYLVNYSRLRGEKTMVERLANEIMDAANNTGASVKKREEQHKMAEANKAFAHYRW; encoded by the coding sequence ATGCCACGTAAAGGTCCAGTAGAACGTCGTGACGTATTACCAGATCCAATTTACAAATCCAAGCTAGTTACTCGCCTGATCAACCGCCTTATGGTAGACGGTCAGAAAGGTAAAGCTCAGCAGGTGCTTTACAAAGCATTCGATCTTATCCAAGAACGCACAAACACAGAGGCTATGGAAGTATTTGACCAAGCGTTGAAAAACGTTATGCCAGTACTTGAAGTACGCGCTCGTCGTGTTGGTGGTGCAAACTACCAGGTGCCGGTTGAAGTTCGTCCAGAACGTCGTACAACTCTAGGTCTTCGTTACCTTGTGAACTATTCCCGTCTTCGCGGTGAAAAGACTATGGTAGAAAGACTTGCTAACGAAATTATGGATGCTGCTAACAACACAGGTGCTTCTGTTAAGAAGCGTGAAGAACAGCACAAAATGGCTGAAGCAAACAAAGCGTTTGCTCACTATCGCTGGTAA